The Streptococcus equi subsp. equi nucleotide sequence TCCTTACCAAGCTGTTTGAGGAAAATCATTTGACCGTTTCCACCCTATTTAAAACCACACCGCATATCTTTATCAGCAAGTCCAATCCTCTGGCAAATAAAACCAGCTTAACCATTGATGATCTCCTTGATTTTCCTTATCTAAGCTATGATCAGGGGATTCACAATTCCTTTTATTTCTCAGAGGAGATGATGGCACATATCCCTCACAGTAAGTCTATTGTGGTGAGTGACCGAGCTACTCTATTTAATCTCATGATTGGCTTAAATGGCTACACCGTTGCCAGCGGTATTTTAAACACAAATCTAAATGGAGACCAGATTGTCGCTATTCCCTTAGATGTCCCTGATGTGATTGAGATTGTCTTTATCAAGCACGAAAAGGCTAACCTCTCAAAAATGGGAGAGCGATTTATTGACTACCTGCTAGAAGAAATTAGCTTCAATCATTAATTAACCACACTAGCTAAACATAAAAAACCTGAAAGACCTGTTCTAAGGCTCTAAGCTGACTAGTCATAGCTAGCTTAGAGAAGCCTCGTTCAGATCGTTCAGGTTTTTTATTATTGCTAATCTTTCAAATAGCTAAGGCTTGGCGCTGTCTAACAGCTCCTTTTCAATGACAGCATTAACGACATCAAAATAGAAGGGCTCTTTGATATAGTTAACACCAGAAAAAACTGCTAAGCGAATCAAACCATCTAGAAAGGCTTGAGAGGAAAAATGAGTTGTCCGATATAGCTCCTCCTCATCAAAGGGTTTGATCAAATGTGCTAGGGGATTGCGGACTGATTTTTCAAACTGCCTTAAGACTACCACTAGTCTTTTAATATCAGCTGGAAGCTCTGATAAAACAAGTAAATCAGCCAAGCTGCGTGTCGTCACATGACGTGGCTGTCTTTGTGCCAGATAGCTCCTAAAGAGGTCATTATCGGCTTTTTCCATCGCCTTAAAATTCCAAGTGTCATATTGATCATTCTTGGTATCAATAATATAGCTTTGAACATCTGGGACAGCCTGCTCAAGCAGCCGCAAAAAGAGACGATACAAGACAGGCGATACTGACCTTACAAAATCAATAATCTCACCGTTTTTGACCTTAGCTGCCAAATCAAGCAGGTAATTTGCAGTCTGCTCCTCCTCTTGAGCTTCATTTAACAAAAGCTTAACCTGATGTCTATCCTCAATAAGCCTATTTTCCGCCCTATGTTGAAAGGCATAAGCAACGTTAAGCTCTCTTCTTTCCTTTAAAAGCTCAAGCAAATAAAGTACCTTGGGGGAAAAATCAGGCAGAGTTCTTGCAATTTTGTAGGCATGACTATAAGCATAAACTTCTAAAAGAATACTTATCGTATGTTCCATATCAGTCATCACTCTAATGTCCCAATCCTTATTTTTCCTCGTCTTATCGATCAAAGTACTAGCAGTCGCTCATGGTTACTGCTAGTCTAAGAGCAAGCCTTAAAGCTCTGCCAAAATAGCCTTAACCAAGCCTTTAAAGTTTTCCTTGATACGCTCAGTTACCTCTACAACCTCTTCATGGTTAAGCTCTGATTGGAAGCCCGCTGCAAAGTTTGTAATCGCTGAAATTCCAAGCACCTTCAAGCCTGAGTGGGCAGCGATAATAACCTCTGGAACAGTTGACATACCAACAGCATCTGCTCCCATAACCTTAAAGGCACGAATCTCAGCTGGTGTTTCATAGGTTGGTCCTGAACAGCCAAGGTAAACACCCTCTTGCAGGTCTAAGCCTAGTTTTTCTGCTACTGAGCGAGCTGTCTCACGATAAGCTGCTGTATAGGCATCAGACATATCTGGGAAGCGTGGGCCAAATTCATCTAGGTTTTCACCAATGAGCGGGTTTGTTCCTGTCATATTAATATGGTCATTGATTAGCATAAGCGTCCCAGGACCATAGCCGATACCGCCTGCTGCATTTGTCACCAGCAAGCTATGGCAGCCCAGAGCCTTCATCACACGTACCGGGAAGGTCACAACCTCCATTGGATTACCTTCATAGAAATGAAAGCGCCCTTGAAGTGCCAATACTTTACGACCAGCCAGCTCACCATAAACTAATTTTCCAGCATGACCAACAACTGTTGATTTGCCCCAGTTTGGAATATCAGCATAATCAATCACAATCGCCTGCTCAACCTCATTGGCAAGCTCACCTAGACCAGAGCCTAAAATGAGACCAAATTCAGGCTTATCAATGCCCTTGCTTTCTAGGAAAGCCTGTGTTTCACGAATTTTTTCAAGTAATGTCATCTTATTTCTCCCTTTATCTTATTTATTTTTTACTATAAAGCATACTTCTCTTGAGCTTTTTGCTGTAGCAAAGTCCAATAAATCAACTAATATCACACCGATCATCAGAACTAGACAACCTGCCACAAGCCTATTAATAGACCTAACCACAGCGCTGGTTTTCAATTTGATACGCCAAGCTCCTTGGCCTATCAAATGATATTTGCTTACTCCTATACCAAGTCAGCTAAGAATGATGTTCCAATCATAGCAGTGTCCACACCGAAGTTTTCGGCAATAGTCGCTGAAATATCAGCAAAATGTCCCTGTGGAATCACACCTGCTCCAGTGCAGGAGGCTGAGTAAGCAAGCAATGGAATATACTCACGTGTGTGGTCAGTTCCAGCATAGGTTGGGTCATTGCCATGATCAGCTGTAATCAAGAGCAGATCATCGTCCTTCATGTTGGCAATGATCTCTGGCAGGCGACGATCAAATTCATGCAAACAGTCACGATAG carries:
- a CDS encoding histidine protein kinase encodes the protein MTDMEHTISILLEVYAYSHAYKIARTLPDFSPKVLYLLELLKERRELNVAYAFQHRAENRLIEDRHQVKLLLNEAQEEEQTANYLLDLAAKVKNGEIIDFVRSVSPVLYRLFLRLLEQAVPDVQSYIIDTKNDQYDTWNFKAMEKADNDLFRSYLAQRQPRHVTTRSLADLLVLSELPADIKRLVVVLRQFEKSVRNPLAHLIKPFDEEELYRTTHFSSQAFLDGLIRLAVFSGVNYIKEPFYFDVVNAVIEKELLDSAKP
- the punA gene encoding purine nucleoside phosphorylase; this translates as MTLLEKIRETQAFLESKGIDKPEFGLILGSGLGELANEVEQAIVIDYADIPNWGKSTVVGHAGKLVYGELAGRKVLALQGRFHFYEGNPMEVVTFPVRVMKALGCHSLLVTNAAGGIGYGPGTLMLINDHINMTGTNPLIGENLDEFGPRFPDMSDAYTAAYRETARSVAEKLGLDLQEGVYLGCSGPTYETPAEIRAFKVMGADAVGMSTVPEVIIAAHSGLKVLGISAITNFAAGFQSELNHEEVVEVTERIKENFKGLVKAILAEL